Proteins encoded by one window of Mesorhizobium sp. INR15:
- a CDS encoding SDR family oxidoreductase, which produces MTSKVWFITGSSKGFGRVWAEAALARGDSVAATARDVGTLADLVKTYGDKIAAIKLDVTDKAAVDAAVAEAHKRFGRLDVVINNAGYGHFGAIEEVSEQEARDQIETNVFGALWVTQAALPIMRAQRSGHIIQISSIGGVNAFASLGLYHASKWALEAFSQSLSIEVAEFGIHVTLVEPGGFSTDWSGASAKISKPIEAYAPARAKMAERRANSVAGDPEATGPAMLAIVDAAEPPLRVFFGDGGLPMIKQEYANRLATWEKWDHVSIMAQGANKNRKG; this is translated from the coding sequence ATGACATCAAAGGTTTGGTTCATCACCGGATCGTCCAAAGGCTTTGGCCGCGTCTGGGCAGAGGCAGCGCTGGCCCGTGGCGACAGCGTTGCCGCGACCGCACGCGATGTCGGCACACTCGCCGATCTGGTCAAGACCTACGGCGACAAGATTGCAGCGATCAAGCTCGACGTCACCGACAAGGCGGCCGTCGACGCAGCTGTTGCCGAGGCCCACAAGCGCTTCGGCCGGCTTGACGTTGTCATCAACAATGCCGGCTACGGCCATTTCGGCGCCATTGAAGAGGTCAGCGAGCAGGAAGCCCGCGACCAGATCGAAACCAATGTGTTCGGGGCGCTATGGGTCACCCAGGCGGCGCTGCCGATCATGCGCGCGCAGCGTTCCGGCCATATCATCCAGATCTCCTCGATCGGCGGCGTCAATGCCTTCGCCTCGCTCGGTCTCTACCACGCCTCGAAATGGGCGCTGGAGGCCTTCAGCCAGTCGCTGAGCATCGAAGTCGCGGAGTTCGGCATTCACGTGACATTGGTCGAACCGGGCGGCTTCTCCACCGACTGGTCCGGCGCGTCGGCAAAGATCTCCAAGCCGATCGAGGCCTACGCACCTGCCCGCGCCAAGATGGCCGAGCGCCGCGCCAACTCGGTCGCCGGTGATCCAGAAGCGACGGGACCGGCGATGCTGGCGATTGTCGATGCCGCCGAGCCGCCGCTTCGGGTGTTCTTCGGCGATGGCGGCCTGCCGATGATCAAGCAGGAATACGCTAACCGCCTCGCCACCTGGGAGAAGTGGGATCACGTTTCGATCATGGCGCAAGGCGCGAACAAGAACCGCAAAGGCTAG
- a CDS encoding D-amino acid aminotransferase: protein MSLKIATPGLKPLPTVSERHIDPHAYPEGIAFLDGQYLPMSQARVSVLDWGFLHSDATYDTVHVWNGRFFRLDQHLDRFFGGLETLRMTIPFDRDGVTEVLHNCVALSGHRAAYVEMLCTRGASPTFSRDPRQAINRFMAFAVPFGSVANAEQLQRGLRVAISDKVRIPPASIDPAIKNYHWLDLVRGLYDAYDRGAETALILDFNGNVAEGPGFNVFCVKDGKLTTPAMGVLPGITRRTVFDLCVEEGLAAFAMDVSVTALRGADEVFITSTAGGIMPVTTIDGAPVADGKVGAITSRLMARYWQKHEDPAWSSPVDYR from the coding sequence ATGAGCCTGAAGATCGCAACACCGGGCTTGAAACCGCTGCCTACCGTTTCCGAACGGCATATCGATCCGCATGCCTATCCCGAGGGAATCGCCTTTCTCGACGGGCAGTATCTGCCGATGTCGCAGGCCAGGGTTTCGGTTTTGGACTGGGGCTTTCTGCATTCGGATGCCACCTACGACACGGTGCATGTGTGGAATGGGCGTTTCTTCCGCCTCGACCAGCATCTTGACCGCTTCTTCGGCGGCCTCGAAACGCTGCGCATGACGATCCCGTTCGACCGCGACGGCGTGACTGAAGTCCTGCACAACTGTGTCGCGCTCTCAGGCCATCGCGCCGCCTATGTCGAGATGCTGTGCACACGTGGCGCCTCGCCGACTTTCAGCCGCGACCCGCGCCAGGCGATCAACCGCTTCATGGCTTTCGCCGTGCCGTTCGGCTCGGTCGCCAATGCCGAACAGCTGCAGCGCGGCCTGCGCGTCGCCATCAGCGACAAGGTGCGCATTCCGCCGGCTTCGATCGACCCGGCGATCAAGAACTACCATTGGCTCGATCTGGTGCGCGGCCTCTACGATGCCTATGACCGTGGCGCGGAGACGGCGCTTATCCTCGACTTCAACGGCAATGTCGCCGAGGGGCCGGGCTTCAATGTGTTTTGCGTCAAGGACGGCAAATTGACGACGCCCGCCATGGGCGTGCTCCCCGGCATCACCCGGCGCACCGTGTTTGATCTGTGCGTGGAAGAAGGTCTTGCCGCTTTCGCGATGGATGTCAGCGTTACCGCGCTGCGCGGGGCCGACGAGGTCTTCATCACCTCTACCGCTGGCGGCATCATGCCGGTCACGACCATTGACGGCGCGCCGGTGGCCGACGGCAAGGTCGGCGCGATCACCAGCCGGTTGATGGCGCGCTACTGGCAAAAGCACGAAGACCCGGCCTGGTCGAGCCCGGTGGATTATCGCTGA
- a CDS encoding DUF2293 domain-containing protein translates to MTAPTGRRRAIAKALTALLPLAPYADMEKIRADAGAVHMKTLPPTIAVWLATIAHIRHVHTDYEKLLNEGYDRDSARFFVIEKTNIVLTRWRATRLLDADDDEE, encoded by the coding sequence ATGACCGCGCCAACCGGCCGCCGCCGCGCCATCGCCAAGGCGCTGACAGCACTTCTGCCGCTTGCACCCTATGCCGACATGGAAAAGATCCGTGCCGATGCCGGCGCCGTTCACATGAAGACCTTGCCGCCAACCATCGCCGTGTGGCTGGCGACGATTGCCCACATCCGCCACGTCCACACTGACTACGAAAAGCTCCTGAATGAGGGCTACGACCGCGACTCAGCGCGCTTCTTCGTCATCGAGAAAACCAACATCGTGCTCACCCGCTGGCGCGCAACGCGGCTGCTCGATGCCGATGACGACGAGGAATAG
- the tsaA gene encoding tRNA (N6-threonylcarbamoyladenosine(37)-N6)-methyltransferase TrmO → MFEMREGEQRLEQDPASMPADGQIVFIGYITSPWTTRETCPKNMRAARETGQPAVLTIDAPYRAGLQGLERASHVVILSWLHHAPRNLIVQKPRHAAEAKGVFGLRSPARPNPIGLHVARLVALDQSTGRVELDAIDVLDGTPVIDIKPYFASTDAIAEATIAGRDEPEREKPKRDQQ, encoded by the coding sequence ATGTTCGAAATGCGCGAGGGCGAGCAGAGGCTGGAACAGGATCCGGCGTCGATGCCGGCGGATGGCCAGATCGTCTTCATCGGCTACATCACCTCGCCGTGGACGACACGGGAAACCTGTCCGAAGAACATGCGCGCCGCACGCGAGACGGGGCAGCCGGCGGTGCTGACCATAGACGCACCCTACCGGGCTGGCCTCCAGGGTTTGGAGCGGGCCAGCCATGTGGTCATCCTGTCCTGGCTACACCACGCGCCGCGGAATCTGATTGTGCAAAAACCGCGCCATGCGGCTGAAGCGAAAGGCGTATTCGGCCTGCGCTCCCCTGCCCGACCGAACCCGATCGGCCTGCATGTGGCGAGGCTCGTCGCGCTCGACCAGAGCACCGGGCGCGTCGAGCTTGATGCAATCGATGTGCTGGACGGCACGCCGGTCATCGACATCAAACCCTATTTCGCTTCGACCGACGCCATTGCCGAGGCAACCATTGCCGGCCGGGATGAGCCCGAACGGGAAAAGCCCAAGCGGGATCAACAATGA
- a CDS encoding metalloregulator ArsR/SmtB family transcription factor — protein sequence MHVALDTMVDTLKAAAESSRLRILALLSRGDLTVSDLTEILGQSQPRVSRHLKLLLEAGLIGRYQEGSWAFFRLSDSDAARDFVLRLVSGIRGADPQVERDLERLGSVKRKRQDRAAEYFSVNAASWDHIRSLHVPDRAVEAAMLKLVGKRPFQSMLDLGTGTGRLLEIFSPLYRRGVGIDMSREMLTVARANLDKAGVSNAQVRQGDIFAPPVERDAFDLVTIHQVLHYLDDPARAIHEAARLLRPAGRLVIVDFAPHALEFLRDEHAHMRLGFADRQIADWFAEAGLDLEEAQEFEPRGGNEPRLTVKLWLGRDRRLLIADPSNDSQPLREIA from the coding sequence ATGCATGTCGCGCTAGACACCATGGTGGATACATTGAAGGCGGCGGCCGAATCCAGCCGGCTGCGCATCCTGGCACTGCTTTCGCGCGGTGACCTCACCGTTTCCGATCTCACTGAAATCCTCGGCCAGTCGCAGCCGCGCGTGTCGCGGCATCTGAAGCTGCTGCTTGAGGCCGGGTTGATTGGCCGCTACCAGGAAGGGTCTTGGGCGTTTTTCCGGCTGTCGGATTCGGATGCCGCACGTGATTTCGTGCTCAGGCTCGTATCAGGCATCCGAGGTGCCGACCCACAGGTTGAGCGCGACCTTGAACGCCTGGGGTCTGTCAAGCGCAAGCGGCAGGACAGGGCGGCCGAGTATTTCTCGGTCAATGCCGCAAGCTGGGACCATATCCGCTCGCTGCACGTGCCGGATCGCGCAGTCGAGGCTGCGATGCTGAAACTGGTCGGCAAGCGTCCGTTCCAGTCGATGCTCGATCTCGGCACAGGCACTGGCCGGCTGCTCGAAATCTTCTCGCCGCTCTACCGGCGCGGTGTCGGCATCGACATGTCGCGCGAGATGCTGACCGTGGCGCGCGCCAATCTCGACAAGGCCGGCGTTTCGAATGCACAGGTACGGCAGGGCGACATTTTCGCGCCGCCGGTCGAGCGCGATGCCTTCGACCTCGTTACCATTCACCAGGTGCTGCACTATCTCGACGATCCTGCCCGCGCCATCCACGAGGCGGCGCGGCTGCTGCGTCCGGCAGGGCGGTTGGTGATCGTCGATTTCGCACCGCACGCGCTGGAATTCCTGCGCGACGAACACGCGCATATGCGGCTTGGCTTTGCCGACCGGCAGATTGCCGACTGGTTCGCGGAAGCCGGCCTCGATCTCGAGGAGGCCCAGGAGTTTGAACCGCGTGGCGGCAACGAGCCGAGGCTCACCGTTAAACTTTGGCTCGGCCGCGACAGGCGCCTGTTGATCGCCGATCCTTCCAACGATAGCCAGCCGCTAAGGGAAATTGCCTGA
- the metF gene encoding methylenetetrahydrofolate reductase [NAD(P)H], with amino-acid sequence MNQFRFSRRPDIGDKVRVSFEFFPPKSDEMEARLWDTVTRLEPLKPKFVSVTYGAGGSTRERTARTISRILKETSLTPAAHMTCVDAARHEVDAVIQEFADMGVKRFVALRGDPAEGVGAAYRPHPDGYANGAELVGALKGAGDFDISVSAYPEKHPESPDFATDIDMLKRKVDNGATRAITQFFFDNDLYERYVERARRAGIYIPIVPGILPVHNFTQVANFSARCGALVPAWLAERFDGLQNDPQTHALVASAVAAEQVLDLVERGVGDFHFYTMNRADLVFAVCHMIGIRSHEAEVAGSAAA; translated from the coding sequence ATGAACCAGTTCCGCTTTTCCCGCCGCCCGGACATTGGCGACAAGGTGCGGGTTTCCTTTGAATTCTTCCCGCCGAAGTCCGACGAAATGGAAGCAAGGCTGTGGGATACGGTCACCCGTCTTGAGCCGCTGAAGCCGAAATTCGTCTCGGTGACTTACGGCGCCGGCGGTTCGACGCGCGAGCGTACCGCCCGCACCATCAGCCGCATCCTGAAGGAGACCAGCCTGACGCCGGCGGCACACATGACCTGCGTGGACGCGGCGCGTCACGAGGTCGACGCGGTTATCCAGGAATTCGCTGACATGGGCGTCAAGCGCTTCGTCGCGTTGCGTGGCGATCCGGCGGAAGGTGTCGGCGCTGCCTACCGGCCACATCCGGATGGCTATGCCAATGGCGCCGAACTCGTGGGAGCGCTGAAGGGCGCGGGTGATTTCGACATCTCGGTCTCCGCCTATCCGGAAAAGCATCCGGAAAGCCCTGATTTCGCGACCGACATCGACATGCTGAAGCGCAAGGTCGACAATGGCGCGACACGGGCGATCACCCAGTTCTTCTTCGACAATGATCTCTACGAGCGTTATGTCGAGCGGGCGCGCCGTGCGGGGATTTATATTCCGATCGTGCCTGGCATCCTGCCGGTGCATAATTTCACACAGGTCGCCAATTTCTCGGCGCGCTGCGGCGCTCTGGTTCCGGCTTGGCTGGCCGAGCGGTTCGACGGGCTGCAGAACGACCCGCAGACACATGCGCTGGTCGCATCCGCGGTGGCGGCCGAGCAGGTGCTGGATCTGGTCGAGCGCGGCGTCGGCGATTTCCACTTCTACACGATGAACCGGGCCGACCTGGTCTTCGCCGTCTGCCACATGATCGGCATCCGCTCGCATGAGGCGGAAGTGGCGGGTTCCGCCGCCGCGTAA
- a CDS encoding DMT family transporter, which yields MTMTATSAPRGPMVLKDWSQLLLLGAIWGGSFFFARIAVAELHPLVLVLFRVAIAAIALQIYLGLRGPSFKLALPHAGLFFLLAFTNNVVPFSLIFAGQTQLGAGVASVLNATTPFWTLVLANALTSDEKLSWNKLAGIALGIAGTAVMIGPGLLAGLGGPVWAKFALIGASLSYGVALMVARRFKGIPSPVIATGQLTASTIIMIPIVLFTYGPAGLFSASPPVWAAVLALALLSTAFAYILYFNLVASAGATNASLVTLVVPASAVLLGFLFLGERLELFEIGGMVLIGLGLVTIDGRLLPRR from the coding sequence ATGACCATGACCGCGACTTCAGCACCACGTGGACCGATGGTGCTGAAGGACTGGAGTCAGCTCCTGCTGCTCGGCGCGATATGGGGCGGCTCGTTCTTCTTCGCCCGTATCGCGGTGGCGGAACTCCACCCGCTGGTGTTGGTGCTGTTTCGCGTCGCCATCGCCGCGATCGCGCTGCAGATCTACCTCGGCCTGCGCGGCCCGTCCTTCAAGCTTGCACTGCCGCATGCCGGCCTGTTCTTCCTGCTGGCCTTCACCAACAACGTCGTCCCCTTCTCGCTGATCTTCGCTGGTCAGACCCAGCTTGGTGCCGGCGTCGCCTCGGTGCTGAACGCGACGACCCCGTTCTGGACGCTGGTCCTCGCCAATGCACTGACATCGGACGAGAAACTGTCCTGGAACAAACTGGCCGGTATTGCGCTCGGCATCGCCGGCACGGCCGTCATGATCGGTCCCGGCCTGCTGGCCGGCCTTGGCGGCCCGGTCTGGGCTAAATTCGCATTGATCGGCGCCTCGTTGTCCTATGGCGTTGCGCTTATGGTTGCACGGCGCTTCAAAGGCATCCCCTCGCCGGTCATTGCCACCGGGCAGCTGACCGCCTCGACCATCATCATGATCCCGATCGTGCTGTTCACCTATGGTCCGGCTGGCTTGTTTTCGGCCTCGCCTCCGGTCTGGGCGGCGGTGCTGGCGCTCGCGCTACTGTCCACGGCCTTTGCCTACATCCTCTATTTCAACCTCGTTGCCTCGGCCGGCGCAACCAATGCTTCGCTGGTCACGCTGGTCGTACCGGCCAGTGCCGTGTTGCTCGGCTTCCTGTTCCTCGGCGAAAGGCTGGAGCTGTTCGAGATCGGCGGCATGGTGCTGATCGGGCTTGGCCTCGTCACCATAGACGGCCGGCTGCTCCCCCGGCGGTAG
- a CDS encoding alanine racemase → MQRFENAREAALALRPDDPIYCFRPQVLMADAKQFMGMFPGKTAYAVKTNGEPLVLKTLVEAGVTAFDVASPGEFAAVRAVSPDAEMLYMHPVKAQSDIKLALEKYGIRVISLDHEDEITKLTRVVRALDIDPGSISVFVRVQTKGHAAYELSKKFGAGPAYSVELAERLNRTGYKVGLCFHVGSQIEDPDTYERALASADWVRNRVTFDIAGLDVGGGFPAEYGHDPNRKQVEMPSLGQIMSRLSGDLKEYQFDQMPLVAEPGRVIVARCLSLIVRVLLRKGKRLYINDGIWASLSDSWTGKITLPARFIPDPAIRSRNGEEKNIVPFKVCGATCDSVDILSRPFWLPETVDTGDWIEIGHIGAYSLSLRTRFNGFYPDTFVEVTTPFDEGDAPQGFASLETMAG, encoded by the coding sequence ATGCAACGATTCGAGAATGCCCGCGAGGCAGCACTGGCGCTTCGTCCAGATGATCCAATCTATTGCTTCCGCCCACAGGTGCTGATGGCCGATGCCAAGCAGTTCATGGGCATGTTTCCAGGCAAGACCGCCTACGCGGTCAAGACCAATGGGGAACCGCTGGTGCTCAAGACCCTGGTCGAGGCCGGCGTCACCGCCTTCGATGTGGCTTCACCCGGCGAATTCGCCGCCGTGCGCGCGGTCTCACCCGATGCCGAGATGCTCTACATGCATCCGGTCAAGGCGCAGTCCGACATCAAGCTGGCGCTGGAGAAATACGGCATCCGCGTCATCTCGCTCGACCATGAGGATGAGATCACCAAGCTGACACGGGTGGTGCGGGCGCTCGACATCGATCCAGGCTCAATCAGCGTGTTCGTGCGGGTCCAGACCAAGGGCCATGCCGCCTACGAACTGTCGAAGAAGTTCGGCGCGGGGCCAGCCTACTCGGTGGAACTGGCGGAGCGGCTGAACCGCACCGGCTACAAGGTCGGCCTGTGCTTCCATGTCGGCAGCCAGATCGAGGATCCCGACACCTATGAGCGGGCGCTGGCTTCCGCCGACTGGGTGCGCAACCGGGTTACCTTCGATATCGCCGGGCTCGACGTCGGCGGCGGCTTTCCCGCCGAATACGGCCACGATCCCAACCGCAAGCAGGTCGAGATGCCATCGCTCGGCCAGATCATGTCGCGGCTGTCGGGCGACCTGAAGGAATATCAGTTCGACCAGATGCCGCTGGTGGCGGAGCCGGGCCGGGTGATCGTGGCGCGCTGCCTGTCGCTCATCGTGCGCGTGCTGCTGCGCAAGGGCAAGCGGCTCTATATCAATGACGGTATCTGGGCATCGCTGTCGGATTCATGGACCGGCAAGATCACGCTGCCGGCGCGTTTTATTCCCGATCCAGCGATCCGCTCGCGCAATGGCGAGGAAAAGAACATCGTGCCGTTCAAGGTCTGCGGCGCGACCTGCGATTCCGTCGATATCCTGTCGCGGCCATTCTGGCTGCCGGAAACCGTCGACACGGGCGACTGGATCGAGATCGGCCATATCGGCGCCTATTCGCTGTCGCTGAGAACCCGCTTCAACGGCTTCTATCCCGACACGTTCGTCGAGGTCACGACGCCCTTCGACGAAGGCGACGCGCCGCAAGGGTTCGCGAGTCTGGAGACGATGGCGGGGTAA
- a CDS encoding IS110 family transposase — MQGKVLSEPNATPSVYAGIDVCKEWLDVYVHPTGQSFRVANDGGGLRRLKRRLGDLAVRRAIMEATSKYHRAAQRSLHEAGLVVAVVNPLRARLFAEACGQLAKTDKIDARLLAEMGVALNPAETVPPSLAMEALQEMIGARNAACAERIALINRLATLKSPFLRAELNRRLKALHSHIVRLEAETGRRISADPALARRYTILISIPGIGPITAATLLAGLAEMGTLNAKQAAMLTGLAPVAHDSGPRQGRRAIRGGRKGVRNALYMAALSASRYNKDLAVFAARLRKAAKPEKVILVAVMRKLVVTANALVTQDRIWSQIAP; from the coding sequence ATGCAAGGCAAGGTATTGTCCGAACCGAATGCGACGCCGTCAGTCTATGCCGGCATCGACGTGTGTAAAGAGTGGCTGGATGTGTACGTCCATCCAACCGGCCAGAGTTTTCGTGTGGCCAATGATGGTGGTGGCCTGCGGCGGCTGAAGCGCCGGCTTGGTGATCTCGCAGTGAGGCGGGCGATCATGGAGGCGACGTCCAAATACCATCGTGCGGCACAGCGCTCGCTGCATGAAGCGGGATTGGTAGTGGCCGTCGTCAACCCGCTGCGTGCTCGGCTGTTCGCGGAAGCCTGCGGCCAGCTTGCCAAGACCGACAAGATCGATGCCAGGCTGCTGGCAGAAATGGGGGTCGCGCTCAATCCGGCCGAGACGGTGCCGCCTTCCCTTGCGATGGAGGCGCTGCAGGAGATGATCGGCGCGCGCAATGCCGCCTGTGCCGAACGCATCGCGCTCATCAACCGCTTGGCGACGCTCAAAAGCCCCTTCCTGCGTGCTGAACTCAACCGCAGGCTCAAAGCGCTTCACAGCCATATCGTGCGTCTTGAAGCCGAGACCGGTCGCCGGATCTCAGCTGATCCCGCTCTTGCCCGCCGCTACACAATCTTGATCTCGATCCCCGGCATTGGCCCGATCACTGCCGCCACGCTCCTGGCGGGCCTCGCTGAGATGGGTACGCTCAACGCCAAGCAGGCGGCAATGCTGACCGGCCTTGCTCCCGTCGCCCATGACAGCGGCCCGCGCCAGGGACGCCGAGCTATCAGGGGCGGCCGAAAGGGTGTCAGAAACGCCCTCTACATGGCCGCACTGTCTGCAAGTCGTTACAACAAGGACCTTGCAGTGTTCGCCGCCCGTCTGCGCAAGGCAGCTAAACCCGAAAAGGTCATCCTCGTCGCCGTCATGCGAAAGCTCGTCGTTACGGCCAACGCGCTCGTAACTCAGGACCGCATCTGGAGCCAAATCGCTCCTTGA
- a CDS encoding lytic murein transglycosylase — MRLRSKVLAVALTLCATALPAMAQECGGDFETWKQGVAAEAKAAGVGAVGLDALEDADIDEKVLARDRAQGVFTQTFIQFSGRMISAYRLKQGAANLKKYADVFARADQQFGVQAPIITAFWALETDFGAVQGDFHTLSALVTLSHDCRRPQLFRQQLVPLLELIDRGVLPANVTGAWAGEIGQTQILPSDYLARGVDGDGDGKIDLRNSVPDVIMTTANKVLSRGWKRDQPWIEEVRVPENMPWDQTGRTNKLPLTQWAQWGVTYPSGAPLVDNGLKAGLALPMGRKGPAFLTYENFDVYLEWNQSFTYALTAANLAARLAGAPQFDPRNPETGLNNDQMKELQTKLEARGYDVGTVDGILGTNTREAIRKEQMRLGLPVDGWPTPELLGKL, encoded by the coding sequence ATGCGACTGCGTTCCAAAGTCCTCGCGGTGGCGCTCACCCTGTGCGCTACAGCCTTGCCGGCAATGGCGCAGGAATGCGGCGGCGATTTTGAAACCTGGAAACAAGGCGTGGCAGCCGAAGCCAAGGCCGCAGGTGTCGGCGCCGTCGGCCTCGATGCTCTCGAAGACGCTGATATCGACGAGAAGGTTCTGGCGCGTGACCGCGCCCAGGGTGTCTTCACCCAGACGTTCATCCAGTTTTCCGGCCGCATGATCTCGGCCTATCGGCTGAAGCAAGGTGCTGCCAACCTTAAGAAATATGCCGATGTCTTTGCCCGAGCCGATCAGCAGTTCGGTGTCCAGGCACCGATCATCACCGCCTTCTGGGCGCTCGAAACCGACTTTGGCGCCGTGCAGGGTGATTTCCACACGCTGAGCGCGCTGGTGACGCTCTCGCACGACTGCCGGCGCCCGCAGCTGTTCCGGCAGCAACTGGTGCCGCTTCTGGAGCTGATCGATCGCGGTGTGCTGCCGGCCAACGTGACCGGCGCCTGGGCCGGCGAGATCGGCCAGACGCAGATCCTGCCTTCCGACTATCTGGCACGCGGTGTCGATGGCGATGGCGACGGCAAGATCGACCTGCGCAACTCGGTGCCGGACGTGATCATGACCACGGCCAACAAGGTTCTGTCGCGCGGCTGGAAGCGCGACCAGCCCTGGATCGAGGAAGTGCGTGTGCCCGAGAACATGCCGTGGGACCAGACGGGCCGCACCAACAAGCTGCCGCTGACGCAATGGGCGCAATGGGGCGTCACCTACCCGAGCGGCGCGCCACTCGTCGACAACGGCCTCAAGGCCGGCCTTGCGCTGCCGATGGGACGCAAGGGCCCGGCCTTCCTCACCTATGAGAATTTCGACGTCTATCTCGAATGGAACCAGTCCTTCACCTACGCACTGACCGCGGCCAACCTCGCCGCACGGCTGGCGGGCGCGCCGCAGTTCGACCCGCGCAATCCCGAGACCGGTCTCAACAACGACCAGATGAAGGAACTGCAGACCAAGCTCGAAGCCAGGGGCTATGACGTCGGCACCGTCGACGGCATTCTGGGCACCAACACCCGCGAGGCCATCCGCAAGGAACAGATGCGGCTTGGGCTGCCGGTGGACGGATGGCCGACGCCGGAGCTTTTGGGGAAGCTGTAG
- a CDS encoding GH25 family lysozyme, producing the protein MRRLAALFMLTLLGACSTVDDLSPLSPSSSPTVAVRAPRFADSKPHEWDSGAPWNYAVHGTDVSKYQTSVDWPAAKASGISFAFIKATEGGDRFDEYFSEHWARTKSNGIPRAAYHFFYFCTPAAVQARWFIRNVPVDRSAMPPVLDMEWNPQSPTCKLRPDAATVRAEMTTFLEIVERHYGKKPIIYTSVDFFDDNELSTFRGYPYWLRSVAGHPHEKYGGHPFTFWQYTGTGIVPGMTGKSDINVFNGSEAAWNKWLRQNTR; encoded by the coding sequence ATGCGCCGTCTTGCGGCTCTTTTCATGCTGACGCTGCTTGGCGCCTGCTCGACCGTGGATGATCTCTCGCCGCTGTCGCCGTCAAGTTCGCCGACGGTTGCCGTGCGCGCGCCCCGCTTCGCCGATTCCAAGCCGCACGAATGGGACAGCGGCGCGCCGTGGAACTATGCCGTCCACGGCACCGACGTCTCCAAGTATCAGACTTCGGTCGACTGGCCGGCGGCCAAGGCCAGCGGCATCTCGTTCGCCTTCATCAAGGCAACCGAAGGCGGCGACCGTTTCGACGAATATTTCAGCGAACACTGGGCCCGCACGAAATCGAACGGGATTCCGCGCGCGGCCTATCATTTCTTCTATTTCTGCACCCCGGCAGCGGTGCAGGCGCGCTGGTTCATCCGCAACGTACCCGTCGACCGCTCGGCGATGCCGCCGGTCCTCGACATGGAATGGAACCCGCAATCGCCGACCTGCAAGCTGCGTCCCGACGCCGCCACCGTGCGTGCGGAGATGACCACCTTCCTCGAAATCGTCGAACGGCATTACGGCAAGAAGCCGATCATCTATACGTCGGTTGACTTCTTCGACGATAACGAACTGTCGACCTTCCGAGGCTATCCCTACTGGCTGCGTTCCGTCGCCGGCCACCCGCACGAGAAATACGGCGGCCACCCCTTCACCTTCTGGCAATACACCGGAACAGGTATCGTCCCAGGCATGACCGGCAAATCCGACATCAACGTTTTCAACGGCTCGGAAGCCGCCTGGAACAAATGGTTGCGGCAGAACACCCGTTGA